One Companilactobacillus heilongjiangensis genomic window, GGAAACGAAGATGCTTGATCCCAAACTAGCGTCATGATTGTCTGCAATCCGCACAATCCAAGTGGTCATATTTGGGATAAGGCAACGTTAACTAAGATTGGGCAGATGGCTAAGCAACATAATGTCCTAATTATTTCTGATGAAATTCATGGCGATTTAACGATGCCAGGTCACGACTATGTTCCATTTGCTTCATTAGATTCTGATGTGACTGACAATAGTATTTCCCTAGTTTCACCAAGTAAAACGTTTAATGTGGCTATTCTGCACGCCGCAACAATGATTATTCCAAATGAACAATTGCGTCAAAGAGCTACCAGAGCTGTTTCCGTTGACGGTATAAATGAACCTGGAATTTGGCAGTCGATGCCTCAATTGCAGCTTATACTGAAGGTCACGAATGGCTTCATGAATTGCGTAAATATATCCAAGGTAATCGTGAATATTTGGAAAAATTTGTTCAAGATAATATCCCCGAAATCAAAGTTATCCCAGCTGAATCAACCTATCTGGCATGGATCGATTGTCGACAATTGACTGATAAATCGGATGACTTTAATCAATTCTTGCGTGACGAAACTGGTTTGTATTTGGCTGAAGGTACTAAGTATCGTGGCAATGGGAACTGTTTCTTAAGAATGAATTTGGCTACACCTAGATGTAACGTTGAAGATGGTGTTGAGAGATTGAGAAAAGGTATTAATAAGTTTACTAATAGGAAATAAAAAAACGCTGAGACTTAAAAAATCTCAGCGTTTTTGCTATTTAATTAAAACCATAATAATTGGCACAACGATTAAACTCAACAAAGTGGTTTCGGTAACCATGATTGCCGCGTAGTCTGAATCGGCGTGATAAAGTTTGGCAACAACGGGGGCGTTTGTCATAACGGCATTGCTGCCTGAACAATGAAGACTTGTCTCATCAATGGTGTAGCAGGTATGAAGAGGAACAACGCTGCCATTAACAGTGGAGCACATAAGAAGCGTCCAAAAGGATGCCCATTGTCTTTGTGGAAAGAAATATTTTTGAGACCGGCGTTATAGATTGAAATACCGATGAATATCATTGATAACGGAATAGTTAGCCCACCCAAGTATTCAAAGTCAGACATCAAGAATTTTGGCAAATGAATATTGAGCATTACTAAAATCAAACCAATGATGAATCCCATTAATGGTGGGGAGAATACTTTCTTGAGAGTTGTCTTGAGTTTGAAATGACCCTTAATTTCACCATCCATTTGGATTAAGTATGTTCCAATGTCCAGAAAAATGTCGTGTTAGCCATGTAATAAACAAGGACGTAGGGTAAACTTTTTTCTCCAAAGAGTGCCATGTTGACGGGTAAGCCAACGAAGACGGTATTGGAGTTAAAGAACATGGAAGAGAAGAGTCCTTTATGTTTGGGGTCAATTTTGAGGATTTTAATCAGGAGAATTGAAATAAAGATCAAAATGGTCATTGAAATGACAGGAATTGCCAAGTCGGGCAACAATTTGATCAACTTTGCGGCCGTAAAATCTTTAGTAATGGTCGAAATCATGTATGTTGGCAAAGCCACTTGTGTGACTAACTTGGCGATTAATCTAGTTGAATTTTCAGAAAACCAACCAAGTGCACTGAGGCCGTAGCCCACAGCGATTAAACCGATGATTATTAGAATTCCTTGAATACTGGAAAAGAAAACACCCATATAAAGGACACCTTTCATATTATATATACGGCTTATGTTACACTTTTTGAAAAATTTTGAAAAGAGAATATTGTAGTGAAAATAGGTACGGTCCAATATAAAAAGTGGACGAGTCTAAATTCTTGTAAAATGTAATCGCTGTCTTACAATAGAACCATAAGATAATAAGTACCTTTTAAATAGGAGGAATTGATTATGGCTTATAAAACAGTCAATCCATATACAAATGAACTCGTAAAATCGTACCCTGACGCTACATCTGAAGAAATTGAAACAGCATTGAGCACTGGACATGCACTATATAAA contains:
- a CDS encoding aminotransferase class I/II-fold pyridoxal phosphate-dependent enzyme, with translation MIVCNPHNPSGHIWDKATLTKIGQMAKQHNVLIISDEIHGDLTMPGHDYVPFASLDSDVTDNSISLVSPSKTFNVAILHAATMIIPNEQLRQRATRAVSVDGINEPGIWQSMPQLQLILKVTNGFMNCVNISKVIVNIWKNLFKIISPKSKLSQLNQPIWHGSIVDN
- a CDS encoding aminotransferase class I/II-fold pyridoxal phosphate-dependent enzyme, whose product is MQGNREYLEKFVQDNIPEIKVIPAESTYLAWIDCRQLTDKSDDFNQFLRDETGLYLAEGTKYRGNGNCFLRMNLATPRCNVEDGVERLRKGINKFTNRK